gacctgaggtGAATCCAAAGGTAGGAAGTTTAAGTGACTGCACCATTGAGTCCAAATAAGGGGTGCCCAGGtcacttagttggttaagtgtctgactcttggtttgggctcaggtcatgatctcaggtttgggagatagagccccatgtcagaatCCCCGgtctgtgcagagtctgcttaagactctctccatctccctctgcccctcaccccatgccctctctctctctcaaataatcaaacaatcaattttaaatatccaaataaaattttattaatgtacAAACTCCTTAGGGGTAAGCATTTGGTTAAGATGGATCACACTAGGAGGGAATTTTTGTCACTATCATCATAAATAGAAGAATTCAAGGAGGCTTAATGAGGCTCTGTCCTCAATGTGGGCTACCTCATTATGGCTCCAGTCCTAGGATCCTCTTCTTAGTTGGGTTTTGTTCCTTAGCAAAGCAGCCTGTGGTGCTGTGTTAAATTAGTTCAGTTCTTGTTCATAGTGGTGATTCATTTTTAGTGCTGTGATGTAGTGTCTGATATTTATAAAGCTAGTTTAAAGGTGTAATGAATGAAACAGATTTATTACACTGGTGACATTCTACTTTCACCTCTGGTAGGGgataaaatattgatatattaggATAAATCAATTTAGAAAGCATGTACTCTTTTGTTATTCACTTTTTAATGAGTGGGCTCATAGGTGGTTAGCCTGAGTCACTGGATAGGAGAATATATAGAGATCTGGGGCCTAACCCTCAGTGAATAGTGAAATATGATCTTCCTGCAAATATCCTGTGTGTAGAAGGTACACTTTGGAGACCTATAGGGATAACAGATGATTGGTTAAAGATCCTGGATTTATAGGCTCTATCTTTTCTTGTCAGAGCAGGGCAAACACAAAGGTCCTCTAAGTAAAGCTAATTTCTGATAGTATAAGAAGAGTTTATTATAAGTAGAGTTTATAGAGTAATTACAATGTTTCTAACCAGTAGGTCCTATGTAATTTCTACCTTTTTTGGTGTGTTTCTCCACTGACTTCTCATATTTTTCTCAACATCTTCTGAACTTCTTTGTAGAATAGCTTCTTAAGACTTTTGATTTGGGGGGTAGGATCAGATGTATATTGCAAAATCTTTTATTGGGCTTCCTATAACAATGCTGAGGACATTGTCTTCTATCCATGGTCTCTAGAAATATTTGCACTTTTTCTGAGAAACTGTTGTAATTTCGTCTTAATGTTTACCACAAGTACTGTAACAAAGTCTGCTCTCCTTTTTGAATTGACTCCTATAAATCTGAACATGTGACCCATCGATAAAAAATGGAGCCTAATGGGATGTGTTTATGTGTGAAGTCAGTccagttttatctttctttcctttgtcctaAAATGccacctatttctttttaatttaatcatgTGCATTTGAATGTCTCTGAAAGccttctttaatcatttttggGAAAAGGTAGTTAtaagaaaaagtcattttaaggACTTTTTGTCCTTAATACTCATCAATAATTTTTCCTTGTTTGCTGAAGTTCTCTTCATTAAGAGGATAACAGAGAGAAGCTCCAGTAACAGGGTTACCTTTGTGAATAGatgagaagaaggagaaagatttGGCAAAGGGATAGAAATTCccgatttctcttctttttgctgtCTTGTACATGTCCCATGAAAGACAACTCTATTCGTTCCTGTGGAGATAGGGAAGTTCTCAGAgtgtggggaaggagaaaaagagagaacactgTGCTTGGTGGGAAGAAGAGGAATAATTAAAAAGGGAgtcagaaagcagagagggaagggtgTGGAGGACCAAGACTATTGATGTCCCTCTTGGTGCCGGTAGAACATGTCCAGATGCCACTCTGACATCTGCTTTAGGCACAATTGGACAGGAATCAGTGGGTGGTGGATCAATATCCCcaaatttcctccattttcttcACTATTCACATGATTACTGAAATCatactgaaacaaataaaacaagaaaacttcATTCAGCCCAAATTTGTAAGTTGAtatcattttgtttattccaAATTTCAAAAACCATTGAAGTTTTAATtgtaagggaaaaaatatttttgattttcagAATAATTTGTAATAATATTCTTAGAAGCTATTTTCATAATTCCACTGTTATCTTATGTCCTAGTTGCCATAGCTGGAGCAGGGGAAGTGTGTAAGGCATGCCTTTATTCATGCTGATGGTTCTGGGctataattctttcatttttgatctCCATAATCACTACTAGGTATTGTCGTTCATGCTTATGCCCACATGGGATTTGCATAGAGGCATTAGAAATAACTTTCACACATTCTTAGAGTGTTTCTACAGAAACATAACTATAGATAGAACAACATTTATGAAGGTGAGCTATAACTGATGTTGATAAATAACAGGCAGACCAGTTTGtagccagattaaaaaaaaaaagtggctgagCTTGGGAGAGAAGTAGTattctaagttttaaaatcaacatTTAATTGTAATATGATGTCCTTCCAGCCTAATAGACGTGTAAGATGAAGCCACCAGCATGCTTCTGCCTTTGTACAACCACTGTAGACAGCTTGCTAGGTTTGCCTTGGCCTGAGCTGTCTGGGGATATGGAACTTGACCATGAAACTACTTCAGGCCCACAAAGTTTTCATAACTTATTACCTGAAATTTCTCAGTTGCTCTTATTCCTGTTGAATGAGTAGTCCTCCTTGATCAAGTCCTTGAGCTTTTCTCAGTTGCACCAGTAAGAAAATTCCTGCCATACAAGCAGACTTTCAGCTGAGttaaaagtttcaggagaatacaGTCGGCCACAGGTCCCAAGTTGAGTGGGAGCTGCAGTAACGTAAGGACTTGGGTGCTCAGCCTACCTGTTATACTCCACTACCAGCGTAGTTTCTCTTCTgaggtattaaaaataatttaaatttttaaaagatttatttatttgagagagagtgtgagtggaaggagagtcagagaatcctcaagcagactccccactgagcacagaaccagatgtggggctcagtctcaggacccctgagatcatgaccagagctgaaaccaagagttggtcccCTAATCAACTGAGGCACGCAGGCACCCCGCCACTTAGGAGGTATTTTATATCCTCACTTTCCCTTTCTGTAAGTGGGAATACAGTACTCTCAGTCTCAAGGGATTTTTAGGAGGAACAATTGAGTTAAGATATGTAcaatgcgggcgcctgggtggctcagtgggttaagccgctgccttcggctcaggtcatgatctcagggtcctgggatcgagtcccgcatcgggctctctgctcagcagggagcctgcttccctctctctctctctctctctctctctctgcctgcctctccatctacttgtgatctctctctgtcaaataaataaataaaatctttaaaaaaaaaagatatgtacaaTGCTAGACTAGGGCTTGATGCCTGGTGAATACTGCACATGtgtgctttgttttatttatttttaaatttccttttcatttcaaaatcttataaataaacttaattaTACCATTTACAATGAAGACAAACTTGTCACAAAGTCAAAAATCTATGGGACCATTTTTAGGCTACCTTTTATCATTAGAGGGAAAGCTATTGCTGGGTCTTCTTTAAAAGTATACAGATACATACAGAGTAATATTACAAGAGAAATAATTTAGCTGAGTGACTTTAGTATGCACTTTTAAGAAACCAGTAATCATATTACGGGTTTCTTCCAgctatattgatatataattgacaaaattgtatGGTATTGAAAGTGTACACTGTGATGATTtgataaaaaatatgaaaggattCCCCTCATCTAATTAATTATCAtctcatatttattatatatgcattattttatatgaattctGCAAGGATGTTTGGGTCCTGTTTATCCATCCTCTTTCCTCTTAAACTTTCGGAAGCTGGTTTTTAATCTGAAGTGTCTgccatagacttttttttttaagatttttatttatttatttgacagacagaggtcacaagtaggcagagaggcaggcagagagaggggaggaagcaggctccctgctgagcagagagcctgatgtggggcttgatcccaggaccctgggatcatgacctgaaccaaaggcagaggctttaatccactgagccatccaggcgcccctgccatagacttttaaaaaaaattttatttgtttgcttctctttttaaatcactcagtgttcatcattACAAGTTCACTtgttaatctccatcacctatttcacccatccctctcccaccctgcaAATCAGGTTGTTCTCTGcagttaacagtctgtttcttggtttgtctccctctccccaccctttgcttgtttgttttgtttcttaaagtccacatctGAGAGAactcatgtggtatttgtctttatctgtctgacttatttcagttagcattgtactctctagctccatacatgttgttgcaaatatatatatatacatatatatactccatatatatacacatatacatggaatgaaatattatacaaaaatgaaatattaccatttgcaaatagtatatatatgaattatattccctctctctctctctatatatacatatatatatatgtatatgtatatatgtgtaatgtgccacagcttctttatccatttgtcaatcaatggacacttgggctgcttccatatctgggctgttataaataatgttgctataaacatggggtgcatgtatcccttagaattagtgttttagtattctttgggtaaatacccagtagtgtgattgctggatcatagagtagtaatttttttttttttttggcacataTGCTTATCACCTGttatttgcataatattttctttgaagagaTCCATCACTTTTTAGTTATTTCATAAAAAAGCTTTCTGTTATTTAAGTAGAAACATTagtaaaacaatagaaatggaagatATTTATGAAAGCAAATAtgcttaaaatgaatttattattaaattctagTTGAATATTTTTCCCTGCCAGTCTGAAAACTGCTATCTTAGGTAATAAAGATGATTTTCAATTGTTGGAGATATAATAAAGGCATTTTTGACACCCAAAATGAAACTTTAATCTTGTTTTAATCAAAAAGATTAAGTGAGAATTGAAAAGGAGACACTGTTTTCTCATTACATGGAGTGCATGCCACTTAATGACACTTCTGAGTACCTCCTACAATTGTCTTGAGTATCACATTTAATCTTATATATCTGTAGTGACATGCACTATTCACTCTCAGAAACCCTTTAAACAACAGTAATAGAGGTGGACACTGGCtgaagtgtatgtatgtatgtatatatttatatttatttacttatttattttaaatttttattttttcaatgttccaagattcattgtttatgcaccacacccagtgctccatgcaatacgtgccctccttaatacccaccaccaggctcatccaaccccctactcccctcccctccaaaaccctcagtttgtttctcagagtccacagtatttttattttttatgtgttatgCTAGTCACTatatagtacgtcattagtttttgatgtagtgttccatgattcatcatttgcatataacacccagtgctccatgcaatatgagccctccttaatacccattaccaggctgacccatcccctacccctctcccctctaaaactctcagagtccatagtctctcatgattcatctccccctctgattcccccccctcatttcccccttccttctccttatgtcccccatgctatttcttatgttccacaaataagtgaaactgtatgataattgactttctctgcttgacttattttgtttagtataatctcctccagttccatccatgttgatgcaaaagttgggtattcctccaTTCTGACGACTgggtaatatcccattgtatttatggaccacatcttctttatccatttgtttgttgaagggcatcttggctccttccacagtttgactattgtggacattgctgctatgaacactggggtgcatatggcccttcttttcactacatctgtttctttggggtaaatacccagtagtacaattgcagggtcatagggtagctctatttttaattttttgaggaacctccacactgttttccaaagtggctgtaccaacttgcattcccactaacagtgtaagagtgttcccctttctccaaaacctctccaacatttgttgtttcttgccttgtcaatttatACCAcctgtaaggtggtatctcagtgtggttttgatttgaatctccctgatggctaatgatgatgaacattttttcatgtgtctgttagccattcatatgtcttctctggagaagtgtctgttcatgtcttttgcccattttttgacttgattatttgtttttgggtgttgagtttgagaagttctttatagatattggatatcagccctttgtagtgtcatttgcaaatatcttcttcaaatctgtgggttgcctctttgttttgttaactgtttcctttgcagaagttttttttatcttgatgaagtcccaaaagttcattttcacttttgtttcccttgcctttggaaatgtgtcttgaaagaagttactatggccagtgtcaaagaggttattgcctatgttctctatgattttgatggattcctgtctcacattaaggtctctcatccattttgagtttatctttgtatatggtgtaagagaatggccaagttttattcttctgtatatagctgtccaattttcccagcaccatttattgaagagactgtcttttttccattggatatttctccctgctttgttgaggattatttgaccatagggtggagggtccatatctgggctctttattccATTCCATGGgtgtatatgtctgtttttgtgtcagtacaatgctgtcttggtgatcacaactttgtgatacagcttgaaatcaggcaacatgatgcctcccaactttgtttttctttttcaacatttccttggtgattcagggtcttttctgttttcatataaattttaggattatttattccaatactttgaaaaatgcccttggtattttgatcaggatggcattgaaagtatagatatGGCTCTGGGCAgcttagacattttaacaatgtttattctaccagtccatgagcacggaatgttattccatccttttgtgtcttcttcagtttcttttgtgagtgttctatagttcctagagtatagatctttacctctttggtttattctaaggtatcttatggtttttggtgctattgtaaatggaattgatgccctgatttctctttctacagttacattgttagtgtatatgAAAGCATCTGAttactgtgcattgattttgtatcctgccacattactgaattgctgtatgagttctagtaatttaggggtgaagtcttttgggtttttcacataaagtatcatgtcatctgcaaagagagatagtttgacttcttctttgccaatttgaataccctttatttctttttgttgtctaattgctgttgctaggacttctagtataaTGTTGAATAATAGTCGTGAGAGTGGGCATCATttttgtgttcctgatcttaagggaaaggctctcagcttttcctcattgagaatgatattcattgtggtcTTTTCATAGGTGGACTTTATGAAATTGAGCAgtgttctctctatctctatactctgaagagttttaatcaggaaaggatgctgtattttgtcaaatgcttttttgcatcaattgaaaggaccatgtggtacttctctcctcctcttattaatgtgttctaccacattgatttgcaaatgttgaatcacccttgcattccagggataaatcccacctggtcatggtagataatctttttaatgtactgttggatcttttttttttttaagatttatttatttatttgacagacagatatcacaagtaggcagaggaaggcagagagagagggggaagcagactccctgccgagcagagagcccaatgtggggcttgatcctaggaccctgagatcatgaccctgaggacccaggacctgagctgaaggcagaggcttaacccactgagccacccaggtgcccctgttggatcttattagctaggattttgttgagaaatttggcatccatattcatcagggatattggtctgaaattctcctttttgttggggtctttgcctagttttgggatcatggtaatgctggcctcatagaatgagtctggaatttttccttctatttctattttttgaaacagctttaggagaatgggtattattttttatttgaatgtttggtagaattccccagggaatccatcaggtcctgggctcttgttttttgggaggtttttgatcactgcttcaatcttgttactggtgACCAGTCCATTcaagttgtcagtttcttcctgtttcagtcttggtagtttataggtttccaggattgcatccatttcttccaagttgcttaatttattggcatatagttgtagataataatttctgataattgtttctatttccttggtgttagtcctgatatctcccctttcattcacaatttggtcctttctcttttcttttggataagtctggccagtggtttattaatcttattaattctttcaaagaaccaccttctTTCATTggtgtgttctactgtatttctggtttctaattcattgatctctgctctaatcttaattatttcccttctcaggCATGAGTTAGgcttaatttttatattcattctccacttctttaaggtgtaaagacagtttgtatatttgggatttttctatttttttgagtgaggcttggatggctttgtatttcctccttaggaccaGCTTTACAATATCCCAttggttttggactgatgtgtttttgttcttattggtttccataaattgcttatgttcttctttgatttcctagttgacccaaacattctttttttttttttttttttacataaattaacCCATTTATTATAGGCTAGCAATGTTTCAAATGGTGGCGCTTCTACTGGTCTTTCAACTCCTTCAGTCTTCTGATGGCAGACTTTACTGTGACAGCAGAAGTGGTGTTGTAGGTCCAGGCACCACCAGCGACGGTTTTCATGCAGGAGCCACAATGCCAGATCCCCACAGCTCGTCTTTTCATCTTGGTTTTGCCACAGAAGGAGCAAGTGTACTTGGTGTGCTGGCTTATCTCAATCTTCTTCACCATCTTCCTGAGGGAGGCACCATAACGGGTCCCATATTTGCCCACGATTCCGACCTTCTTGGTGCGTTTAGCCATGTTGCCTCAAACTAGGTCTGAGCCCCGAGAgctgacccaaacattcttgagcagaatggtctttagctttcaagtgtttgaacttctcccaaactttttcttgtgattgaattccagtttcaaaacattgtggtcttagaatatgcagggaataatttcagtcttttggtatcagctgagacctgatttgtgatgcAGTACATGGCCTATTTTGGAGAAAGTttcatgtgcactcaagaagaatgagtattctgttgttttagggtagaatgttctgtgtatatctatgaggtccatctggtccattgtttcattcaaagctcttatttcttCGTTGCTTTTATGCTTAAATGATCcttctattgctgagagtggaatgttgaggtctcctactattaatgtattattattagtaTGTCTCTTtgtttggttaacagttggcttatgtggTTGCCTGCTCCCATGctgggagcatagatatttacagttgttagatcttcttgttggatagacctttaagaatgatatagtggccttctgtatctctaactacagtcttcagcctaaaatctaatttgtctgataggAGAATTGCTACTCCATATTTCTTTTCAGGTCTGTTGGCATgcaagatggttctccatcccttcactttcagtctgaatgtatctttaggttcaaagtgagtctcttgcagacagcatatagatgggtgcTGTCTTTTTAATCCAGTCTACAACCCcatgctgttttatgggagcatttaggtcaTTCACACTGAGAGTGATTATTAAGAGATATGATTtgattgtcatcatgttgcctgtgaagtccttgtttttatagattgtctctgtaaatttctgttctctgtcactcttggggtctttccccttttatagaaccccctttaATATTGCAGGgccagcttagtggtcacatagTCTGCCAGTTTCTGCtgatcctggaagctttttatctctccatccattctgaatgacagccttcccagataaagtattcttgactgcatgttcttctcatttagtaccctgaatatgtcttgccaggcctttctggcttaccaggtctctgtgggcaggtctgacattattctgatgttcctcttAAGGAATCTCTTCGACCTAACTGCCCTTAAACTGGTTTCCTTAGTTCTAAGAattgtgagttttactattatatgCTGGGGAATtaatctgttctccttgatttTGGGAGggatcctctctgcctctagggcacgaatgcttgtttcattccccaaatCAGGGAAGTTGTCAGCTATGATTTACTTTGATAtattgtcctctctctctccacccgctcagggattccaataattctgacactggaacgtttcatggtgtcatttctcattttcatggattttaagaatCCATGTTCCAAGcctcctcctgttctttttttttttctatcagtttgtcttctagatcactaatttgttcttctgccttgtttaccctacctgttagagtatctagattacattggatctcattgatagcattttaaagTTCTGCCTGATTAGCTTTcttttctgcccttagagaatctatgttgccattaatgttTTTCTCCATCCTAGTTATTGTTTTCATAACTGAACCCTGAAGTCcatttctgacatcttacttatattcaTATCCATTATTTATATGAATATGGATATATCCATGTATAGCAGAAATCACAGTCTCTGAGTCTTTCCTATTTTGGGGGTTTCTCCTCTTAGTTATTCTGTTGAGgagtggttgagggaatgtacaagGTCCcaattattgaccacaacccaagcaagatgcacctgctttatagggaccttagggttTTTGGGctcttgttcttcctcttctagAGGAGGGAACttgttactcaggcaaccctgtttgggcagagttgccctgtcCTCTATGTGGGGGtgatgggctcagtgaaaactggCTTTTGGGGCTTTTTTCCTCTGGTGGCTTGCCCCGGTGGCTTCCTGCATCTCttctgagagtcagagcagaagtgaccatatccaaacctctgtctcagaacagagagatcacagtcagctctccactgagctctccaggccacactgtctctgtttctgtttgtgcTGCTAAAACCCACAGTGTCCTGGGTTGTACAGCCCACAGTAGCACTCCCAGCCCTCGCCTCCAGGTCCAGGCACATTTCTGCCCTTTGTTCTTCTCAAACTGCCAGCTGCTCCCAGTTTGTGTTTGTGCCCCTGCAGCTCCAGGTTTTGGTCTGGCAGGCTGCCCTAAAATCTTTTCCCCACCACACTGGTGTACGAATCTGTGCCCAGTTCCCAGTGCAGGAGTCTTTTGTGTTCTGGTGGTGCAGGAtcctggaggctccctcccccttccatttatcttttgATATCTTCCCCACAGAATCATGACTCCCCGCTTCATACCTTGAGCCCAACCTCTAGAgatattctgtttgtagagatccagGTATATCTTCTTACagctcaggctgatttcgtgggtgttcagaatggtctggtagatatccagctcaattccaGGGACTGATTGAAATAgggttccctcttcctctgccatctttttttttctatctgaagGATTATTTAGAGTGTACCCTGCTGGCATCCTTGTAAGAGCTCTGTATGCACAAACTTATATAGTTCTCACAACAAGCTCTAAAATAGGTTCTACTTTCTTCCCATTATACAGATGTGACAGCTAAGGCAGAAGGAGGCTGGTAACTTGATCAAGGTCCCTTtaacaaataaaagacaaagcTGGCAATAATTGAAGGTTAGGAATGTAGGCTTGAGCCCCACTTGTGCTTCTAGAAAAATTGAGATCACTTGTGAGTTTTCACCTTTGTCTCTGCATTATAGTTATTTTAGTAGGTATTTGTGAGAAATTTCTGTTAGAAACTGCTATCTTAGTAAGGAAAcactattattttatgtatttttctaaaacaggtatctctttttaagtttgaaattgCTGAGAATGAACATTAATGAATAAAAAGTGATAATATGATGCTTTTTCCTGCTGGATTagtgcaatatttttaaagttgtaaaatGTCTAGTTCTCTAAAGATGCAATAAAATTCTTGAGagtatattttacattaataaGTTTGTGGTGGT
Above is a genomic segment from Lutra lutra chromosome 3, mLutLut1.2, whole genome shotgun sequence containing:
- the LOC125095308 gene encoding 60S ribosomal protein L37a-like translates to MAKRTKKVGIVGKYGTRYGASLRKMVKKIEISQHTKYTCSFCGKTKMKRRAVGIWHCGSCMKTVAGGAWTYNTTSAVTVKSAIRRLKELKDQ